A DNA window from Akkermansiaceae bacterium contains the following coding sequences:
- a CDS encoding protein-glutamate O-methyltransferase CheR codes for MKSRESEIEEIELGLLLEAIYRRYHYDFRDYSEASLRRRLGQACLHFGLSSFSQLQHLILHEEGMMAKMLQFLTVQVSEMFRDPSYFRALREKVLPHLRTYPSLKVWVAGCSSGEELYSLVITFREEGLEDRTIFYATDINTDALEKAQAGVYELDRLALFTANHRASGGRSSLSDYYSTGYGRAIFDKSLRKRTVFSDHSLVSDAVFAETQLVSCRNVMIYFNRELQDRAIGLFKDSLSRKGFLGIGSKESLRFSAHAAGFSEFDRDERIYQKEGGE; via the coding sequence ATGAAATCAAGGGAATCGGAAATCGAGGAGATCGAGCTGGGGTTGCTGCTGGAGGCGATCTACAGGCGGTATCACTATGATTTCCGGGACTACTCGGAGGCGTCGCTGCGGCGGCGGCTCGGGCAGGCGTGCCTGCACTTCGGCCTGTCGAGTTTTTCCCAGCTCCAGCACCTCATCCTCCATGAGGAGGGAATGATGGCGAAGATGCTCCAGTTCCTCACCGTCCAGGTGAGCGAGATGTTCCGGGATCCGTCGTATTTCCGCGCCTTGCGGGAAAAGGTGCTGCCCCATCTGAGGACCTATCCATCGCTGAAGGTCTGGGTTGCTGGCTGCAGCTCGGGTGAGGAACTCTACTCGCTGGTCATCACCTTCCGGGAGGAAGGACTGGAAGACCGGACGATCTTCTACGCCACTGACATCAACACGGATGCGCTGGAGAAGGCCCAGGCGGGCGTCTATGAACTGGACCGGCTGGCCCTTTTCACCGCGAACCACCGGGCCTCCGGCGGGCGCAGCTCCCTTTCCGACTACTACTCCACCGGTTACGGCCGGGCGATCTTTGACAAGAGCCTGCGGAAACGCACCGTGTTCTCCGACCACAGCCTGGTGTCCGATGCGGTGTTCGCGGAGACGCAATTGGTGTCCTGCCGGAATGTCATGATCTATTTCAACCGGGAACTCCAGGACCGGGCCATCGGTTTGTTCAAGGATTCGCTGTCGAGGAAGGGGTTCCTGGGGATCGGTTCGAAGGAAAGCCTCCGTTTCTCCGCACATGCGGCGGGGTTCTCCGAGTTCGACCGGGATGAGCGGATCTATCAGAAGGAGGGCGGGGAATGA
- a CDS encoding chemotaxis protein CheB, with the protein MNAEVKVNEPFPAVVIGASVGAIEALTRILPTLPAGFPCAVMVVVHLPRHSDSLLSAIFSERCMMKVKEAEDKEPLVPGTIYFAAPDYHLLVNPDFTLALSSDEPVHYSRPSVDVLFESAAAVFGDGLTGVILTGSNEDGAAGLAAVSAAGGYALVQNPSTAEGRNMPASAISACPAAHVLDLEGIAAFLNAMKPSGGTFS; encoded by the coding sequence ATGAATGCGGAGGTAAAGGTCAACGAGCCGTTTCCTGCGGTGGTCATCGGGGCATCCGTGGGTGCCATCGAGGCGCTCACCCGCATCCTGCCGACATTGCCCGCCGGGTTTCCCTGCGCGGTGATGGTGGTGGTGCATCTGCCCCGCCACTCGGACAGCCTGCTTTCCGCGATCTTCTCCGAGCGCTGCATGATGAAGGTGAAGGAGGCGGAGGACAAGGAACCGCTGGTTCCCGGGACCATCTACTTCGCCGCGCCGGACTACCACCTGCTGGTGAACCCGGACTTCACGCTGGCGTTGTCATCCGACGAGCCGGTCCACTACTCGCGGCCATCGGTGGATGTGCTGTTCGAGTCCGCGGCGGCCGTCTTCGGGGATGGCCTCACCGGCGTGATCCTCACCGGCTCGAACGAGGACGGGGCCGCGGGCCTGGCGGCGGTGTCCGCCGCCGGTGGATATGCCCTGGTCCAGAACCCATCCACGGCGGAAGGACGGAACATGCCGGCCTCCGCCATCTCCGCGTGCCCGGCGGCCCATGTGCTGGATCTGGAGGGCATCGCGGCATTCCTCAACGCCATGAAACCATCTGGCGGCACCTTTTCCTGA
- a CDS encoding response regulator codes for MSSKPDINFLLVDDLEANLIALEAILKKEGLTLLKARSGREALELLLVHEIALAFVDVQMPEMTGFELAEMMRGTERTKAVPIIFLTAGIVDQQRRIQGYETGAVDFLLKPIDPAILLNKAGIFYDLARQRQDLKESQTRLQDLNERLAATNERLEKEDRTKDEFLAMLAHELRNPIAPILTGVDILLRTPGDTALVGKVAGMMKRQTSQMARLIDDLLDVSRITMGKIELRIGEISVAEVVDAAVESVQPLITRMEHRFFMVNAPAGWRIEADTHRLAQVVANLLSNAAKYTPRGGEISMRVRDAEGKLEISVKDNGKGIRPEHQAGIFDLFDQGAAGAKDGLGIGLTLVKSLVDMHGGGISLRSEGEGKGSEFTVVLPGLVKAAAVDGQDPEGERDAASPQKLKVLIADDGKATADILNMFFIMEGMETAVAYDGAQAIKAAESFAPDLVCLDLGMPVVDGYEAARKIRSIRPGAWIVALSGWGSEEDRRRTAEAGFDEHLTKPVNPGDLRALMKRRF; via the coding sequence ATGAGTTCCAAACCTGACATCAACTTTCTGCTGGTGGATGACCTTGAGGCGAATCTCATCGCCCTGGAGGCCATCCTGAAAAAGGAGGGGCTCACCCTGCTGAAGGCCCGTTCCGGACGGGAAGCGCTGGAACTGCTGTTGGTGCATGAGATCGCGCTAGCCTTCGTGGACGTGCAGATGCCGGAGATGACGGGTTTCGAGCTGGCGGAAATGATGCGCGGCACGGAGCGGACGAAGGCGGTGCCCATCATCTTCCTCACGGCGGGCATCGTGGACCAGCAGCGGCGCATCCAGGGCTATGAGACGGGTGCGGTGGACTTCCTGCTGAAGCCCATCGACCCCGCGATCCTGCTGAACAAGGCGGGCATTTTCTACGACCTCGCCCGGCAGCGGCAGGATCTGAAGGAAAGCCAGACCCGGCTCCAGGATCTCAACGAGCGGCTGGCGGCGACGAACGAGCGGCTGGAGAAGGAGGACCGCACCAAGGATGAGTTCCTGGCGATGCTGGCGCATGAACTCCGCAACCCCATCGCCCCCATCCTCACGGGGGTGGACATTCTCCTGAGAACCCCCGGCGATACGGCATTGGTCGGGAAGGTGGCCGGGATGATGAAACGGCAGACCAGCCAGATGGCCCGGCTGATCGATGACCTGCTGGATGTCTCCCGCATCACCATGGGGAAGATCGAGCTGCGTATCGGAGAGATCTCCGTGGCGGAGGTGGTGGATGCCGCGGTGGAGTCGGTGCAGCCGCTCATCACCCGCATGGAACACCGGTTTTTCATGGTGAACGCCCCGGCCGGTTGGCGGATCGAAGCGGATACCCACCGCCTGGCGCAGGTGGTGGCGAACCTCCTGTCGAACGCGGCGAAATACACCCCGCGCGGCGGTGAGATCAGCATGCGGGTGCGGGATGCGGAGGGGAAGCTGGAGATTTCCGTAAAGGACAATGGCAAGGGCATCAGGCCGGAGCACCAGGCGGGCATCTTCGACCTCTTCGACCAAGGGGCTGCCGGGGCGAAGGACGGGCTGGGCATCGGCCTGACCCTGGTGAAGTCCCTGGTGGACATGCACGGTGGCGGGATTTCCCTGAGGAGCGAGGGGGAGGGGAAAGGTTCCGAATTCACCGTGGTCCTCCCGGGGCTGGTCAAGGCGGCCGCGGTGGACGGACAGGATCCGGAAGGGGAGCGGGACGCCGCATCCCCGCAGAAGCTCAAGGTGCTCATCGCGGATGACGGGAAAGCCACTGCTGACATCCTGAACATGTTTTTCATCATGGAGGGGATGGAAACCGCCGTGGCCTATGACGGTGCGCAAGCCATCAAGGCGGCGGAATCATTCGCCCCGGATCTGGTGTGCCTGGACCTGGGGATGCCGGTGGTGGATGGCTATGAAGCGGCGCGGAAGATCCGCAGCATCCGGCCGGGGGCATGGATCGTCGCCCTGAGCGGGTGGGGGAGCGAGGAGGACCGCAGACGGACCGCCGAGGCTGGCTTTGACGAGCATCTCACAAAGCCGGTGAACCCCGGCGACCTGCGCGCGCTGATGAAGCGGAGGTTCTGA
- a CDS encoding DUF3365 domain-containing protein: MISLIPRWCNWFGLLAVLSWAGLTGRISAAGEERLVEEAKLRSQLLHEVLHGALQVMHRDFFKEEEKSKIPSESLEDVFEEMEKTWGVKIEWLAVDTKAMNVDHRADDAFEKKAVEVISSGAEAHEMKEGAYYRYAGVIPLGNRCLKCHVPDRTSLEERKAAVVISMPLLPTKQVP; this comes from the coding sequence ATGATTTCCCTGATCCCGCGATGGTGCAACTGGTTCGGCCTGCTGGCGGTGCTTTCCTGGGCCGGTCTGACGGGGCGGATCTCCGCCGCTGGGGAGGAGCGATTGGTCGAGGAGGCGAAATTACGCTCCCAACTGCTTCATGAGGTGTTGCACGGCGCCCTGCAGGTGATGCACCGGGATTTTTTCAAGGAAGAGGAGAAATCGAAGATCCCGTCGGAATCCCTGGAAGATGTCTTCGAGGAGATGGAGAAGACCTGGGGGGTGAAGATCGAATGGCTGGCGGTGGACACCAAGGCCATGAATGTGGATCACCGGGCGGATGATGCCTTCGAGAAGAAAGCGGTGGAGGTGATCTCCTCCGGAGCGGAGGCGCATGAGATGAAAGAAGGCGCCTATTACCGGTATGCGGGGGTGATTCCCTTGGGAAACCGCTGCCTGAAATGCCATGTGCCGGATCGCACCAGCCTGGAGGAAAGGAAAGCCGCGGTGGTGATTTCCATGCCCCTCCTGCCCACAAAGCAGGTTCCTTGA
- a CDS encoding UTP--glucose-1-phosphate uridylyltransferase, which translates to MGNFDAFQSKMAAAGMGDAAIRAFQRNHEALLRDETGMIPESSIKPAQGIPSSEELRATEAGKALLSQAVVIKLNGGLGTGMGLQGPKSLLPIRDGVNFIDLMVRQILDLRKSSGANVRLLLMNSFSTSGDTLAHLERYAADGLADASEVELMQNQIPKIDAATLAPVEWPADPELEWCPPGHGDLFPALVGSGWLDRLLAEGVKYTFVSNSDNLGAILDPALLEYFAASGAPFMMEVTRRTAADRKGGHLAVRKSDGRLLLREVAQCPDEDIDAFQNIDEHRFFNTNSLWLRLDLLKEQLEADAGVLPLPMIKNRKTVDPRDKKSTPVIQLEVAMGAAIECFEGSLAVEVPRSRFAPVKTTSDLLALRSDAYEILSNGQVRLAAERNGIPPVITLSDDYKLVDQLEPLGVPGLLNCRSLGVEGLLHFQPGVIIEGDVKFTHSGPERVSVSAGTYRDDSLRIDG; encoded by the coding sequence ATGGGAAATTTCGACGCATTCCAATCAAAGATGGCGGCAGCGGGTATGGGCGACGCCGCGATCCGGGCCTTCCAGCGGAACCATGAAGCGCTGCTGCGCGATGAAACGGGGATGATCCCGGAAAGCTCCATCAAGCCCGCGCAGGGGATTCCGTCCTCGGAGGAACTGCGGGCGACGGAGGCGGGGAAAGCGCTGCTTTCCCAGGCGGTGGTCATCAAGCTCAACGGCGGCCTTGGAACCGGTATGGGTCTCCAGGGGCCGAAGAGCCTGCTGCCGATCCGGGACGGCGTGAACTTCATCGACCTGATGGTGCGGCAGATCCTCGACCTGCGGAAATCCAGCGGCGCGAACGTGCGCCTGCTGCTGATGAACAGCTTCAGCACCAGCGGAGACACGCTGGCCCATCTGGAGAGATACGCGGCCGATGGCCTGGCGGATGCGTCCGAGGTGGAGCTGATGCAGAACCAGATCCCCAAGATCGACGCGGCCACGCTGGCACCCGTGGAGTGGCCGGCGGACCCGGAACTGGAATGGTGCCCGCCGGGACATGGCGATCTTTTTCCGGCGCTGGTCGGCAGTGGCTGGCTGGACCGCCTGCTGGCGGAGGGCGTGAAGTATACCTTCGTCTCGAACTCGGACAACCTCGGCGCGATCCTCGACCCGGCTTTGCTGGAGTACTTCGCGGCCTCCGGCGCACCTTTCATGATGGAGGTCACGCGGCGGACGGCGGCGGACCGCAAGGGCGGCCATCTGGCCGTGAGGAAAAGCGACGGGCGGCTGCTGCTGCGCGAGGTGGCGCAGTGCCCGGACGAGGACATCGACGCGTTCCAGAACATCGACGAACACCGCTTCTTCAACACCAACTCATTGTGGCTGCGCCTGGATCTGCTGAAGGAGCAACTGGAGGCGGACGCCGGCGTGCTGCCGTTGCCGATGATCAAGAACCGCAAGACGGTGGATCCACGGGACAAGAAATCCACACCGGTCATCCAACTGGAGGTGGCGATGGGTGCGGCGATCGAGTGCTTCGAAGGTTCCCTGGCGGTGGAGGTTCCTCGCAGCCGCTTTGCCCCGGTGAAGACCACCAGCGATCTGCTGGCCCTGCGTTCGGACGCTTACGAGATCCTCTCGAATGGCCAGGTGCGCCTTGCCGCGGAGCGGAACGGCATCCCGCCGGTGATCACGCTTTCCGACGACTACAAGCTGGTGGACCAACTGGAGCCGCTGGGCGTCCCCGGCCTGCTCAACTGCCGCTCGCTGGGAGTGGAGGGCCTGCTCCACTTCCAACCCGGTGTGATCATCGAGGGGGACGTGAAATTCACCCACTCCGGTCCGGAGCGGGTTTCGGTCAGCGCCGGAACCTACAGGGACGACTCCCTGCGCATCGACGGCTGA
- a CDS encoding PEP-CTERM sorting domain-containing protein: protein MNFDEGTDYSWRIATATGAVTGLSGVVIDDSGTLSLSLTGNSVFLKYTSIPEPHAILLASLGLSGAAFAWRRQPSMRRESSL, encoded by the coding sequence GTGAACTTCGATGAGGGCACGGACTACTCATGGAGGATCGCCACCGCCACCGGTGCGGTCACCGGCCTTTCCGGAGTGGTGATCGACGACAGCGGCACCCTCAGCCTCAGCCTCACGGGGAACAGTGTCTTCCTGAAATACACCTCGATCCCCGAGCCGCACGCCATCCTGCTGGCGTCGCTCGGGCTATCCGGTGCGGCCTTTGCTTGGCGGCGTCAGCCGTCGATGCGCAGGGAGTCGTCCCTGTAG
- a CDS encoding DUF2156 domain-containing protein, giving the protein MSKNPFRLFLVISLLLANFCPGAIHEDKPLELSRGPGKTHLYRQAEVPAGVIVFASGDGGWTDWEHEMCTWLAEAGWWVAGLNCRAYAEKPYDAALLAEDFKRLAKSPDAPPGTPVFYGGWSMGAVQAVAAAGTERPPDLRGLLLFSCGSRGRYGLELKDEIGIAPTGEGTFGVASFSGRMDGLRIAQFHGGADFISSTAWIRSLRQTTALYEIPGYNHGFDGPAPEFQPQVARALGWLLGNDSLSPDTPGRSLPFGLSGLWPAAALAVGLALVFLFSRKHAIRLLVAAVLIIGLINLLEASMPKSADVIDWMQQWLPLGVSEDSRLMLLLSGLSLLFLARGLSRRKRVAWWLAVGLLSASAALHLVRAFDWHHSAAALVLLLPLIRWRKEFVAKSDAPSVRLGLIVAPVVFMALVVFGTIGIHNMGESGKLPEPIDWSRSAMASFTATLGLPGGPQGTGDTPDLERFMGRLRFTGIACGTVVLLLLLRPVLAGRVHASSQEEREKAAGIISRHGRDPSDPFTLLDDKHYFFHSSGDGFVAFSNWREIAVALADPVCAPEIRRDLVEEFVAYCRGQDWTPLFYGTGHEHRPIYEQAGLITFKVGEDARIPLAEFSLAGGKFQNLRTARNKAKKEGLSFRWYDPPQGVDHGLEAQLHLLSDAWLRSKSGGEMTFDLGAFSLADIRERGCAVVLMPDGKVECFATWIPYAQSTGRTLDLMRGRGSPGGIMDFLILESMDHFREEGVTEISLGNAPLANTETDPEQLSREERRVKLIFDRFDKFYRYKSLFDFKRKYHPAWQGRYLAYPPGTLLARIGLAVAAVHLPRGFRGLIKS; this is encoded by the coding sequence ATGAGCAAAAACCCGTTCCGGCTTTTTCTCGTGATCTCCTTGCTGCTGGCCAATTTCTGCCCGGGAGCGATCCATGAGGACAAGCCGCTGGAGTTGTCACGCGGCCCGGGCAAAACCCACCTCTACCGGCAAGCGGAAGTGCCAGCGGGGGTGATCGTCTTCGCCTCCGGGGATGGCGGGTGGACGGACTGGGAACATGAGATGTGCACATGGCTGGCGGAGGCCGGCTGGTGGGTGGCCGGGCTGAACTGCCGCGCCTATGCGGAAAAGCCCTATGACGCGGCTCTGCTGGCGGAGGATTTCAAACGGCTGGCGAAGTCGCCGGACGCTCCGCCCGGCACCCCCGTTTTCTATGGAGGTTGGTCGATGGGGGCGGTGCAGGCGGTGGCAGCCGCAGGCACGGAGCGGCCACCGGACCTGCGGGGACTGCTGTTGTTTTCCTGCGGCTCACGCGGGCGCTACGGTCTGGAACTGAAGGATGAGATCGGCATCGCGCCGACGGGGGAGGGTACGTTCGGTGTCGCCAGCTTCAGCGGGCGGATGGACGGCCTCCGCATCGCCCAGTTCCACGGCGGGGCTGACTTCATTTCCAGTACCGCCTGGATCCGCTCCCTGCGGCAGACCACCGCCCTCTACGAGATCCCCGGCTACAACCACGGCTTCGACGGCCCGGCCCCGGAGTTCCAACCCCAGGTGGCACGGGCACTGGGCTGGCTGCTCGGAAATGACTCGCTCTCCCCGGACACCCCGGGCCGCTCCCTCCCCTTCGGCCTCTCCGGGCTATGGCCTGCGGCCGCCCTCGCCGTCGGTCTGGCGCTGGTTTTCCTGTTTTCACGGAAACACGCCATCCGCCTGCTCGTCGCCGCGGTCCTCATCATCGGCCTCATCAACCTGCTGGAAGCATCGATGCCGAAGTCCGCCGACGTGATCGACTGGATGCAGCAATGGCTGCCGCTGGGCGTCAGCGAGGACAGCCGCCTGATGCTGCTGCTTTCCGGGCTGTCCCTGCTGTTCCTGGCGCGCGGGCTCAGCCGGAGGAAGCGGGTGGCATGGTGGCTGGCGGTGGGCCTGCTGTCCGCGTCCGCCGCGCTCCACCTGGTGAGGGCGTTCGACTGGCACCACTCCGCCGCCGCGCTGGTGCTGCTGTTGCCGCTCATCCGCTGGCGGAAGGAATTCGTCGCTAAGTCGGACGCCCCTTCCGTGCGGCTGGGCCTCATCGTGGCACCGGTGGTTTTCATGGCGCTCGTCGTCTTCGGCACCATCGGCATCCACAATATGGGGGAGTCCGGCAAGCTGCCGGAGCCGATCGACTGGAGCCGCTCCGCCATGGCGTCCTTCACCGCCACGCTGGGGCTGCCGGGCGGTCCCCAGGGCACTGGCGACACCCCGGACCTCGAACGCTTCATGGGCCGCCTGAGGTTCACCGGCATCGCCTGCGGCACGGTCGTCCTGTTGCTCCTGCTCCGTCCGGTGCTGGCCGGGCGGGTGCATGCCTCCAGCCAGGAGGAGCGGGAAAAGGCGGCGGGCATCATCTCACGGCATGGCCGCGACCCGAGCGATCCGTTCACCCTGCTGGACGACAAGCACTACTTCTTCCACTCGTCCGGGGACGGCTTCGTCGCGTTCTCAAACTGGCGTGAGATCGCGGTCGCTCTCGCGGATCCGGTCTGCGCGCCGGAGATCCGGCGGGATCTGGTGGAGGAATTCGTCGCCTACTGCCGCGGCCAGGACTGGACACCGTTGTTCTACGGCACGGGCCACGAGCACCGGCCCATCTATGAACAGGCCGGTCTCATCACCTTCAAGGTGGGCGAAGACGCGCGCATCCCGCTGGCGGAGTTCAGCCTCGCGGGTGGGAAGTTCCAGAACCTCCGCACCGCGCGCAACAAGGCGAAGAAGGAGGGCCTTTCCTTCCGCTGGTATGATCCCCCGCAAGGCGTGGACCACGGGCTGGAGGCGCAGCTCCACCTGCTGTCCGATGCATGGCTGCGGTCGAAGAGCGGCGGGGAGATGACCTTCGACCTCGGTGCGTTCTCGCTGGCGGACATCCGGGAGCGCGGGTGCGCCGTCGTGCTGATGCCGGATGGCAAGGTGGAGTGCTTCGCCACCTGGATCCCGTACGCGCAGAGCACCGGCCGCACGCTGGACCTCATGCGCGGGCGCGGCTCCCCGGGCGGCATCATGGACTTCCTCATCCTGGAAAGCATGGACCACTTCCGGGAAGAGGGCGTCACCGAGATCAGCCTCGGCAATGCCCCTCTGGCGAACACGGAGACGGATCCGGAACAGCTTTCGAGGGAGGAGCGGCGGGTGAAGCTGATCTTCGACCGCTTTGACAAATTCTACCGCTACAAATCCCTCTTCGACTTCAAACGGAAATACCACCCCGCCTGGCAGGGACGGTATCTCGCCTATCCTCCGGGCACCCTGCTCGCCCGCATCGGTCTCGCGGTCGCCGCCGTCCATCTGCCGCGTGGTTTCCGCGGGCTGATCAAATCCTGA
- a CDS encoding HAD family phosphatase encodes MTSVGPISFPTDGFDAVIFDCDGTLVDSMPAHFDAWCEALSLYGAGGVFKEDVFIAMGGRPTRDIVVDLNSEYDLKLNPEAVALAKREAFLKRMGSVCLIREVADFARSLRGKVPMAIATGGSRHVIEKTLKAVGISDWFDEVVTAEDVTEGKPAPDVFLRAAKLMGVDPARCLALEDAPAGILAAQRAGMQVVAIPSPLSSVDV; translated from the coding sequence ATGACAAGCGTAGGTCCGATTTCATTTCCAACCGACGGCTTTGACGCCGTGATTTTCGATTGCGACGGCACATTGGTGGACTCGATGCCAGCGCATTTCGATGCTTGGTGCGAGGCCCTCTCCCTTTACGGGGCAGGCGGGGTTTTCAAGGAAGATGTTTTCATCGCCATGGGCGGCCGGCCTACGAGGGACATCGTAGTGGACCTGAACAGCGAGTATGACCTGAAGCTGAACCCGGAGGCCGTGGCGCTCGCTAAGCGCGAGGCATTCCTGAAGCGCATGGGTTCCGTCTGCCTGATCCGGGAAGTGGCGGACTTCGCCCGTTCCCTGCGTGGCAAGGTGCCGATGGCCATTGCAACCGGTGGTTCCCGCCACGTGATCGAGAAAACCCTCAAGGCCGTGGGCATTTCCGATTGGTTCGACGAGGTCGTGACCGCAGAGGACGTCACGGAAGGCAAGCCCGCTCCGGATGTGTTCCTGCGTGCGGCGAAGCTCATGGGGGTCGATCCGGCACGCTGCCTTGCCTTGGAAGACGCGCCCGCCGGCATCCTGGCCGCCCAGCGCGCCGGCATGCAGGTGGTGGCCATCCCGTCCCCGCTGTCCTCGGTGGACGTGTGA